AACTTTTTTTGGGTAAAATGTCGTATTGTGATTGAAAGGTGCTATTAAAAATGGATTATCTGATTGAAACTAGTTATAATTtctattgttacaaaaatataatatttcgtcTCTATATTTACCCGACGTACCagacagacgtcgcggcaggcccagaattagatggcgggacgaacttgacacctacgataatGATTGACCGCAAAAAGTTCTGTATACAGACGAGTGAAAGGAGGGTAGCGAAgcttttgccctgcagtgggacgatcacggctaaaatttaataataattaacccgAATACTTCATAAGTTTGATGAATGACAcagtaaaatatgttaaatactttcaaagatgtCATTGTTGTCAATACACAAAGATACTTTcgtatcatttttatttaacaaacaaaattattagaacttctgacgggatatttaccatgtttattgaattttgagattattaccatgtttattgttaaacaaattatagtgttagtgaccatgtcagtttaaaaacttataacaaaattactataaaaattttaacaaaaaagcaagaccaaagtaaaaaaaaaacatcatttaaTTTACCAATATTTTCCTACTTACAGattatgaagaaaaataaacaaacttcggGGACAGCTAAGAAAAAAGTGATCAAAATTGAAGACAAAGAACCAGAAACTACTGAGAAAGCCCCAGTGAAAGTTGATTCTTTGGATGATGAAGAGCAAGGATTTGGTGGATGGCTCAGGTGACAGATATTTGAAAATATGATAAATGATTACGTCGAAAAATTCTTGGTTGTAAATGAGCTAGAGagcaaacaaaaatgtttataagtaGGTAAGATTGAGCACATTTTTAATGGGGTTATTACTTTGtcaaaaaatacagaaatataaGCAATTACAATTGTaacgtttacaatcatacattGTCATAccgtattaaataaaatcatgtttttAAATTCATGAATGCCCATTTGAATACGTTATCTGATAAAAGAATCTCCGAAGCCGTCATAATTTTGATAAACATACTCTTGATAtcctaaaaattaaagaaatcttCCTATCAGATCCAAACGAGCCTTTAATGTTCCGGCACTTCGAGTAACTCGGGACTCATCCACGCGAATGCTAATGCTTTTGAACGAACGCGTTCGGTTGTGATCGTTTAAAATCGGTTATGGCGCAGAAGTTATTTGCCGCGAAAcgtttagatataaatattattccaatATATCTATAACAAAACATGTGACATCGAATTTGTAAaggatttttattcaaaacattaaattttttgcaataattttaactttaataaacaAACGTAGCGAAATTtttgacataataaaaatattttccgttGTCAAAGCAAACAAAGCGTGCCATAACAAATGAATTCCTGTCGGAAatcattgtaatttaaattaaatgcaaaCGTTTATTGTAATCGTcgctcaaatatttaaaataatcttcggAAGGGAAGCAAAATAATTAAGCAAAAACGTTTGAATACGGTCCAAATCCtcgaaattattatattcaaaattacAGCTCCAAAGAAATTGGAACTGGTTTTAGGTCGGAAATATTCTGTTCAATATTCGCATTTGTGGTAAAAAACCTATGAAAGCTGAGCAATATCACGAAGGACCCAATATCGCATCTATCAACCCAGTCTTCAATCAGACGAAGAATCCGCTTCTCTCCAAAATGACTCAATAAAGGGTCTAtacaaaagtttttatttgccATTGGACATTCTAACGTTACTTTTACGATTGACTTGCCATTTTCAGATCATCAGACGGCTTGGAGACTATGAAACTGTTTGTGATAGCAAATAGTATTGTGATGCTTACTACCATCGTCTACCCACACGCTCAAGCAATCTTTGAGATCGTTTCGGATATGATTTATGGCACCGACGTTTTGTACGACGATTGAATTGATTACGTAAACCCTATTTACAAGGAATCCTCGAGAGATCTGACTGTGAATCTATAGCATCGGAACAAATTCTTAGACGTTTTGTGTTTCCATATTTATGTGGTGATCCTACCTGAATTTGGTGGATGTTCGAATATTTACAGCCCTCATATTGTAAAACCTCTCCTTTAAAGAGAAGTTTTGGGAAGACTATAATACTATTATGTTTGTAAGATTTCGTTTAGACTAGAGTATGTGGTGCACAAT
This genomic window from Spodoptera frugiperda isolate SF20-4 chromosome 28, AGI-APGP_CSIRO_Sfru_2.0, whole genome shotgun sequence contains:
- the LOC118265577 gene encoding uncharacterized protein LOC118265577 isoform X1, whose protein sequence is MYGKMSRFPRLKSHIMKKNKQTSGTAKKKVIKIEDKEPETTEKAPVKVDSLDDEEQGFGGWLRSSDGLETMKLFVIANSIVMLTTIVYPHAQAIFEIVSDMIYGTDVLYDD
- the LOC118265577 gene encoding uncharacterized protein LOC118265577 isoform X2, which codes for MKKNKQTSGTAKKKVIKIEDKEPETTEKAPVKVDSLDDEEQGFGGWLRSSDGLETMKLFVIANSIVMLTTIVYPHAQAIFEIVSDMIYGTDVLYDD